In the Uranotaenia lowii strain MFRU-FL chromosome 1, ASM2978415v1, whole genome shotgun sequence genome, gtctcctttctttgggacctttacgaggataacctgcatccagtcggccgggaatgttgcagtatcccaaatgtcagcgaaaagacggtgcaacatttgtactgacaaggcagggtcggctttgagcatttcagcaggaatgcaatcaattccaggcgctttgttggatttcatgtccttgattgccgcttctatttcagccagcgagggcacttccgagttgacgccattaatgcgacttactgtgggcgcctcgagctgcgggttctgttggccattgctatttgtaactcggaaaagttgatcaaaatgctcagtccaacgcttgagctgatcaattcgatctgtcagcagctgacctgctcggtttttcagcggcattcttgcattagtccttgcaccactaaggcggcgagaaatttcatataataatcggatatctccaatggcggcggctctttctcccagtatgacggatcggcttgataaaattacctacaaactttttacaggattcctcatattataccaacattgttggtgtaaatatatttttcgaacaatcacccatttttttttattaatatttaatattcattttttttaaatgaatatttttaatattcagttaggtgtctggggttaaatgcaacaaaatgcaaatcaaagaaataccttgtaaatctcgtttccaagtgttgaaaaatgaatgttttgaatcacgcgtttgtaaacatttaaatttcattcatccaaacatttatttttatgatttcagctttaaGAATTTTTCGTACTATTacttaacccctaaatgtatgcagcatttttaatttcagaaaaaatgtgaaaatttgtttttacagacccaaaaactactgcaattggtgttgtcatgcgtaatggtctttaagacatcgcaaatatattaaaaattatgaattttcgtacgtgttcataagatttttcattaaaaacaaagtttgttgcaagttaccccattttctaagaagggtgaaaatcgcatgtttttagaaaattaaaaataactgaagaaaccaataatttttttaactacgccaatttgatgtcccagcatccttaaaacttttgatgcataaaggatacgatcaactgtgaacataagttttttagaagctattgaagttgaaaattgttgcatgttgccccagttgacggtatgcaaaaataaataaaattttaagatttgcaAAGCTTTTGCtgagaatggaatgtagaattgagatgagggatacttggaatataaaattttgtattttagaaaaacaaaagtctgtAAATAAAAGATCATATTGAGAATAGAGTttagaaggaatgtagagatgagatgaaggatatgtagaaattaaattaaatttgtaggatggagaataaagatgtggaaaatggaataaaattcaggatatttggtaaataaaatttagttttagagaaaaaaaccaAAGGTCGATGCGTgagaagtttttattgagaatagaggtgagaaggaatgtagagatgagatagaggatatgcaaaaaataaatcaaatttaataaaaaataaaataagataatagttgtattcgaaAACACTGAATAtagacaaaataaaataaaatttctatggcaacgtttgctattttggcaacattagaaaaaaataaacaaaatcaagtcagtcattaattttattattgtgagtgacagacgtatctgagtgaatctctgaattgcgATTAATTAACATCAATTTTATGCCGATTTTGAGAAGGGTCTACAGGTGCGGTTTGGTTTTAGAGGCTTAACATAAGTTTTGATTTAAGTATCAACcagaaaaagaaacagaaattttaattgGATGTCTGAGTCTGGATTCTGAATGCGAACGCACTCTTCAAATATGTATTCTGATTTTTATACTCAATGtcctgaaaactgaatctgaactcggaatttttttttccgaaaattaaaaaaatatataggtaTATTTAGAATTCACATTTAGAATTTACCTACAatcatctgaatctgaatataaatctgaattctggaactGAAATCTGCAGTCGAATCTGAatcctaaatctgaatctgaactcttgATCTCTGTTCTTAATCGAAAACCTTGTCTTTTAATCttaatgttaattttgaatGTCACGTCTGTTCAAAACTCTAAATTCGaacttccaaaatatttgattttttttaaatcaattttttgtttttgtttcgattatagtcattttaacatctttatgtcattcgcgacttatatccaCGATTTAGTTgacggacagtcattgaaaaacttttccaggacaactgttatcgatgtttactcttgggctcgaactcacgggcatctgctcaggaagcaactgacttgccaactgagctgtaTCACAAGTCCCAAAATCTATTTATTAATTTCGAATCGTCGTTTCAAATAGTAATTCAGCTGtagaattcatttcataaaaaagatCAATGATAGATTCCATAATTCAAAGACAACGTATTCTCGCTAATACATTCATGACCCATCTTTAACTCCTGAAGGTAGGCTCAAAGTTACATCCAAGAACAAGTTGAAaactttttacagttttaatggaaaaatcaatttacattaccttgttttcataGTTTCGCGGATAAgagttagaaattaaaaatcgtaAGTGACATACAAATTTATAACtttggaaatctgtacaaaatttaggaaatctgtgaattctgtgaaaagtttaaaaattcagtgatcagtgacacagattctgtgacgaaattttgctcataGTTCTGTGATAGCACAGATTTATTTGGAACTTCGGCAGCCTTGGTCTCAAGTCCCAGGTCCTATGTTTTATGTCTCGAATAATTCGGCTGAAGCCGGAAGAATCTTGATAGctaataagttaaaattttgcCATAAGTAAAATCTGCGACGTCAGAatctcttgaatttttttttgcaaatcactgcgctaaaaataatgtttctaaATTTAGCTCCGTCAACGCGTTTTCGTCACCGAGCCTGAGGTCCCGGGACAAGGATTTTTACTTCAACTTCGTCTCACCGATGCAACCATTCAGGAACGCGTCAGGAAAGGTCGATCCTAACCTGCTGCAGTGACAGACAGTTgcaaattgaaacaaatgtgCGGAACCACGTGTAGGCGTTAATTACGCGTGCTGCTGTCGGGATTGATATACACACATGCGGTATCCCCGCTGAGAATGTTGTTCGGACGATGGACAACGATGGTGTCTTTGGCATTGGTCTTCTGCAGCATTTCTTTTCCATTCACTAGAAGAGGGTACCGATAGGCTGAAGGTGCTTAGAGTAGTTCAATATTTAGAGTGGTAATTTTCTCCGATTATCGTGTGCTTTGTGgaattcgagcaaatggaaatgATTCCCACAGCACATTGAATATCGAAAATTAAGCTCATCAATCGCTTAGCGCCTGGATGTATACCCTTCGTCACAAGATTTTACTTATAGAACAAACTTAAAAGGTTTTGTGTAAGAAACTCAAGGATTTCGAAACCTTCGAGTTTCATAAAACTTTGTTTCCTATGGAATAAAAACTTGGTGttgaaaagcaatttttttaaaaatcacctCTTGAAATTCGTCTAGTCTGCCGGGATGGTTTAGATCGGGTAACTGTTGGATCAGCCTAATGTAGCATGTTTTGCATACCCTGCAGGGGTTCTCTTCAAAACACAATCGGAGTTCCACGAACTTTCCAACGGTGAATCCGGAATCAAGCGAATAAAAACGGATTTAAGGGAAAACAGAACGGCGACATATGTTGGAAATAGTCAGAAGCTCCGCATTTAGTGGATATTTTATTTGCAGTATAAAACAAAGGATTGGCCAACCAACAAACGGCAGAAGCTATTTTAACACGGTTTAGAAAGGATACATCTAGCGAggaacgttttttttataaagtgaaaaaagtgcTTAACCAAAATGCCCAAATTATATCTGTTCTTCAATATAGTGTGTTTATATTTGGCAATAAGGAGTGCTCTTACGGCAGAAATTCCGGATTCCAATGTAATTATGGTTTGAAACCATCAACGACTGTTTGGAACTGTAACTGGATAACATGCAAATAAGTCTGAAGTAGAAACTAAAATGCCTTCCAAGCATTTTATAAAAAGTgttcataaaaaatgtaaaaaaaataataattatcgTTATCTCGATACAGAATCTTCAATCTGTCTCTGAATTCTAAGTCTGAGTTCAGGATCtgtaattgaattttgattttgtatcaTAACTCGGAGTATTTCATTCTGTATTTGAACCAGATGTCTGAATACTGAGTATTCATTATGAGTTCTGAGTCTGACTAGTGAATCTGAATTACGAATCAGAACCTTATTAAGGTCCTTTTCAAGACTGCTTCTCAACTGTCCTCGAAAATAGCTAGATACTGGAGGTATTAGTTGAGCTAGCGATTGTTATAATTAATGTGAAGAGCTTGTCTCTAATTGATCTTTCTTCAGAAGACATTCTCAGGATGCCACATTAGGATCtggattcaaaatctgaatgaGTCTAAATTCAGAATCTTACTTACATTAAGatttacagtaccgttcataattgtgtAAAATTGGAAGCTCGCagaaaattggataaaaaaaatatagtaagagcaaaaagttatggaagttcaaagtccaagtgacagtgcgcggtcttccaatttctatacaattatgaagggaactgtaaattcttcaaaaataaaaaggatcCTCAATTTTGGTTCGAacgcttttaaaaattatagacattaaaaattatagattttattcattttcttcaatttgtAACGATAATCCAGAGTTTTGTTCACCAAGTTGTTTTGTCGACTTTCTTAGttgaaaatatcaattcaaCCCAAAACGaacatcttgaaaaaaatttcttaaaaaattgagagtttgataatgctttgaaaatacggcattttgaaattcatactAAACTCTCACGATTGACTTATAggaataagtatttttattacaattttttcataatggaaaaatataaaaatgatgaaaaaagatcttcatgtcacatttcattaaaattttcaaccaaagttcaatagttaaaaaaataaactagttAAAATTTAGTGAGATAACAGTATAAGAAGTGTAttctaaaaaaatgcaacactttgttttgtgaataacttttcaatgcgtggatggaaattgatgagaTTTTAAGCGAAGCTGTCTAGTagtgtaatgtttacatgtgcaaatttttgtgacgttctgaCAAGTGATTTTCGAGCGTCCGATAAAGAAGTTTTTCGTATTTTATTATTGGGCACCAtttgcgccatctataatgaaTACTGTGAACCTTCCTTTTTATTCCTAATCATTCCTAATCAAGAcccaggggtggaaaaaaaaagctcaaatgtcaaattgatttgattaaatcaccgaccagtgatcaggtaccaaattttgtttcattagaatgatcattattaaaactttttttaagtctttgagagagttttgcattggataggcttacaaatttcaccaaactgagcatgcctcatctacaaaacaatagctttgttgattttgtttagtttcgggtcgaatttttatcataaacgattacaaatcttttcaaaaagtgcccATTTTtatgtcgaaaagtaaaaaaaaaagctgcagcgaatttctatttgcctgacctagatCAAGGCTATTTTGGATtacgttttctatttttttaagctGTTCCTTAAGAATTACTCAATATTTTtgatttggtcgaagttataacaaatttagccgatgcATTTTGAGGCTGTCTTTGTATGTTTAGccgttcatcgtgtcaatcgttaggAAAAATTCACTGTTTCAACTTCCACGGATCGTAAGCCTCGTCAAGTCATTTGTCAACTGAAAGTTTCTGGCtggaaacttgattttttattccaaaatatctcccctctagcggtccaaatattttgcgcatgatttgaccaccgtattttgtttattataatgGTGGGCAGCTTTTCAATCTTCCAGACATGCAATCAGCTCTGTTTATTAGTCAACTAATTGAGCCAGTTAGAcaaatttacctttttcatcactttcccattgaaatttttgaattgcgCTAGATAGAACCTTTCGATTTGCTTAACTTCATGCTATCAATCCTCTTcacttttattgaaattttagctcactgtaAAACCCGATAGGACACCTTAAACAATTTATCTTTGGAACTTTGGTCTAATAGTTGATTTCTATCTGTTTTTTGGCTttcccactgggacttttctgaatttttctcgattctgctcaaaaaaatttggtaACAAGTTTCTATATTGAACGCTATCtcgaaaaccacttgacagattgtcaccaaattttgcacacgtaCACATTACGTTACTAGGCATTTTCAGTTGAAATATCATCAATTTCagtccatgcattcaaaagttgttcACAACACAAAGTTTTGCatgtttttcgaatacactccttagtttTTCTCTCCATTTGGCACTTTTTTCTAGAGCATTTGATCTTAGTAAGAATCAGGCCTCGCCAGGAATCAAGtctcctcactctcccctaacGATACTACATATTTCATGGTTTTACCGAAACACCTTCGATTATTAGcaaaaaaacatgtatttatGACTTGATAAATTGTAAAACATCGAATCTGCTTATTAATATTACCGACTAGTTATTTACCGAACTTGCAAAGCTTGTTCGGTAAAATTGTCGATTTTTCGGTAAATATACTAAGTATTTCGGCTAAATTACAGCAAATAAGATAGAAACTTACCGAACGTTCGGTTAGATAAGCGACGAATTAGTAACTTTTCTACAGtttgttcggtaaatattacggTAACTCGATAATAAAGATCGAAAATCAGTTACCTCCTTATGAAATCCAATAAACTAAACTTATCGTTGGGTAGGaagaaataagtaaaaataaaagattttttattcaacttgtAACgaagattctgattttttacTAGTTGTTTTGTCAACTTTCTTGGCAGAATGAAAATCGTGATAATACAATGAAAAGGCTCAATGGGTTTCACCATTTTGATTGGTTTTTTCTactcatattttcattttctaaaaGAGAATTCAAACTTCCATAACGAAGAAGGATGTCTTCAATAAcggaatttttttaacttcttttaatttaatttaggagCAGAAAATGTCATCGTTCAGTGGCGGAGACGATGACGGTATCGGAAAACGCGCTGCTGCCATGTGGTTCGGACCCAGGCTAGGAAAAcggtttgttgttgttggaagaATTGGTTCTGTGAATCCTTATAAAAACTCTCTCATTTTCTCCCGTCTCTACAGAACAATTCCGCTGGAGCTACACGATGAAGCGCTGGAACAGATCGATAGCAATCCTCCCTATTTCGCAGGTGATTCCTCCTCGTTGCTAGCCTCGGATATTGCCCAGGGGTCTCCGTACGTGGTCCTGTTGGTAACCGGTCGAGTCCTCGATAGGCCCTCGAGGCCGGTCTTCTATCACGTGACTCCGGACCGGCTAGGGCGCCGGGATGCATCGGCAAATGAGAACCACTCGAGGCCACCGTTTGCACCTCGACTCGGCCGAAATCTTCCGTTCTCTCCACGCTTGGGACGATCCTTTGGCGGCTCGTCGGAAAGGTTCGGGTTCTAAGTCGAATACTGAAAGCCGTCCACCAATGCGAAAAGTTCCAACACCATAGCTACCGAACTCCTTAAACCGTGCAGCACGTCGTTTCTAttgggatattttttttttcttttgtgttatgaaaaatatggcTGGAATCCGAATAGAAATGACAGGCATGTAGGGTCTGTGTATAGAATACTGAATATGTTTATGTAATACGAAATATACACCCGTTTATAGATGCTATTAATGGAGAAATTCCGCAGTTTATGTGAACACATCATGAAACATCCTGGAAGGCATATGAGCATCTACattcagaggaaatcttatcataaatttcataagacacGTCTTATGGATCGCTTTTTTatgtccaaaataatttttcataagagtctgaGTCTGAGAGCTTCTTCTTCAACTTAGACAGCATTGTGGATAATCATTAAGTGCCATTAAGCCGTATAAAATGGCACTAATTTGGCATTATAGTGCCATATAGAAAATGCCCTACAGAGCCTGCTAGCTTTGAATTCAACATAAGGGCTGATTAAATGCCACTTTTGGCGTGCAATTCGGCTTCTGTACGGCTTACGGAAAGCtgtcaaacaattttcaatggGTACAACCCActggagaaaaaataaaaaaagaaaataattgtttatgtttttgtcCTCATGTTGTTTGTCTCACTTACTTCTTCTTTCTTcagctgttgatttttttgtcgaaTGTATTTCTGCTACTGAAACAGGAATTGAGCTCTGGACCTACCACTACAGAGCATTCATCAGCGCCTCTGCTGCTTGAACCATTTGGTTCTAGTCTTAATCTGAGGAAATTTGCCACATTTAAAAAGAAATGCTCTACGGTTGCccgaagaaaggaaaaaaacaacacaattatcggaatttttttttatttattccaatgttttttcaatcacaattattcaaatattaattttcacttgttaattttctttttaagcaCAACTTTCAAgccgaaaaacatttcaaaagaaACTCGTTTGATGTTGTAAATCGCTCGTTTTCTCGCTCCTCCAGGGCTAATCGGatagtaggggagataagggcattaggccaccttaagaaaaacgcttatttaaccatagagaacagctataatatatgaattacaaaaagtagataaaaacgtttaacaatgcattttaaaatttttggccgaaagctgaaaaccagtcattGTAGGGGCATTATGAGAACCCCGTGGGGCAGaaaaagcaccattaatcggggcacgatgagcgttttctgccgggaaatctagcagcgaattcgacttgatgatgtcaactgaataatagagctacagtttgacttgtttcatctgacgatttggcatATTGGCAAGTTGTCGGAGAAGAAATCAGTAgattcgagttcgattcctggtcaaggtgattttttttcatttatcattgcCCTggttgatagtgctctgttcgccccaggtcaacaaattaaagtaaaaacgcgttttaaaattgataaaagtgaaaaatcaaaaattgtatgatagtgaaaattgagaagcaatgtgtaaatcatttgcagtgcgtacatttcagatcaagataatttctgaatatttctgtaaagatgaaaaggatatttttttggtgaaaaattaatgcaataggtagtacgaaacaaatcctcatgaaaatttgtttaagaaaatacgtgcttttgtagaaaagaggagtgcttattatgccctgggtgctcgttatttATGCCATTATCTCCCCTATTCTTCGGAAGATCCCATGGTACGTACTTTTTCTCCttaagggcatccgcagcaatcgcgagtatagtgaaaatgctcacgcgtTTGATCACTTTCaaaccgcaccgggggttagtatgtgggtgagcaaaatagggccgttgccgtcgggaccgacaaaatcaccaaatttgctcactggaaaggggcgagagcaaacatgcactgaaaaaaatctaccattGAAGGCTAAGTTCAACAAAcgatgtttattaaaattttgtaattttggtaaacaatttGTTGATTAATTAAGCAATTGTGGCTCTTCTTTTGATTCGTTCGAACGTGCGGACGGAATTTTGTTCGCGGGGGGATCGGAAATGTGTCGAAAATTATATAGAGCCATTTTGGAAGTATTCTGTGCTGGGTCGAAAGAGGTGAAAATTTAGGCCCTCGGAATCGGTGGCCCAGGGTTTGTTCTTCGCAGCCGAGTGGGTCGTCGGAATTAGCATAATTTTGAACAGTGCAGAACTTGCAATTGACCAGCATCGAGTAACAACAACGTAAGCAATGCAGGTAagtgaaaaaaactgtttatttagcgaaaatttattttttttaaatttttttctaccctCCGTACAGGTTGGAAAAGTATAGGcagcaaatagaaaaaaaaacttcactgtCTGACCGGGGCCATGAGCAGCATCTTTAGCAGATAAGTTTGAACCGGGGCAATGACGCATACAATCCTCCTTCTCGCTGCGCTGCACCAGGGAAAACGGTTCCGACTCACTGAAGCCAAAGTCTTGGACCAGCGGCGGAAAACCTCCTGTTTGATCGTGGAACTCCACAGCAGCTGGCATATTTCGCGCAAGTTCCGCTGAATTTCGGATGATTCCGGCTGACACTGCACAGAAGTTCTAGCTGCATCCGCAACCTGACCCGGTTGCTGGTCGCTCGAAACTGCGTGGCCCTGTTGCTGCTGTATGGCATCTTCAACCAGCATGTCGACTTTGGCGTCACATAACGGATAGCAGTTAACCCGTCGAATAACCTCCAACAATCGCTATgcataataataattaataattaataaaaatgataataaccgaaattgaagcgaaaaaactatcgactccgaaaatttattcgatcagtaaatttaatttaatattttctgttaaagttttctcagtgcaatgcacaatttaaaaataatatgcttccacccggtgcgcgaaagagtgtgtataccaaaatcggtccgctgaaatgagcaaaatcgggccgcgtatactctcgtattggtgcgtttgctctaagAAAATTTGGTTGGTCCTACCGCTTTCTTGAAATTGCTGAGCTTCTCGGTCCAACAGGATTTTGAACACCTCCAGCTGACGGATCTATCCTCCGGTACTTTGCTGGCTAGTTTGAGATTGAACTGTTTAGTATTCTGCGCCCAAAACCACTGGAACAGCTCTTTCGCTGACCTCTGTTTCGTAATTTTACACTACTTTGATTGCCGGTGGAGTCGATCATAGATTGTTGCTTCTTGTTGCTGTAGGTACATTtcacttgtttttttcttcttcaaaatgtCATGCAAGGCCGGTTTTTGGCACTAAGATTTGCTCACTGAGCTTACACAAGGCTTATTTGACGTTTTAATGCCTTTTGGCATTTGTGAATACTCTTAACAGCTGATAGACACTGAAATGCTGAAATGCAGCCCATTTGAAGCTTTCTGTAGCTGTAGCTGTTCTGATGGTTTTCCTTCATTGCAACAACTAAGTAGGCGCACAAATGAACCATGACctaacgaaaattcataaatggACCATAGATAACtgttcaataataaataactgaaatacaggCAATTGATTTTGTTCAATTCTATCTGAAGCAAGATTTATCTCCAGATTTTTCATAATCAAATCCAACTAGATTTCAAGACGTGTCATCACTTTATAAA is a window encoding:
- the LOC129739090 gene encoding PBAN-type neuropeptides-like produces the protein MPKLYLFFNIVCLYLAIRSALTAEIPDSNEQKMSSFSGGDDDGIGKRAAAMWFGPRLGKRTIPLELHDEALEQIDSNPPYFAGDSSSLLASDIAQGSPYVVLLVTGRVLDRPSRPVFYHVTPDRLGRRDASANENHSRPPFAPRLGRNLPFSPRLGRSFGGSSERFGF